TTAAGCGGGAAAGGATCGTCGACCTTGCCGCGTAGCCGTCGCACATTCACATCTACGACATTCGTGTCGCTGTCGAAGTTCATGTCCCAGACCGCTTCGGCGATCAGAGTTCGCGACAGCACCTCACCTGCGCGCCTTGCCAGCAACGATAAGAGAAGGAACTCTTTAGGAGTTAGATCCAACCGCTGACCGCCTCGCATGGCACGTTGACGCAACAAGTCGATTTCAAGGTCAGCCAAGCGCATACTTTCCTGCGAACGCGCCGGTCCTCGGCGTAGCAACGATCGTACGCGTGCCAGCAATTCGGAAAAAGCGAACGGTTTTACCAGATAGTCGTCCGCTCCTAATTCGAACCCTCGTACCCGTTCGTGCACCGCATCGCGAGCGGTAAGAAGAAGTACCAGGGAGCGCCCGCTTTGTTGTCTCAAGCGAGTCAAAACCTGCCAACCATCCAGCTTTGGGAGCATGATATCGAGAATGATGATATCGAAATGCATCTCCTGCGCGAGGTGCAATCCTTCCGATCCGTCTTCGGCGACGTCAACGACAAACCCTGCTTCTCCAAGGCCCTTCTTCAGGAACTTGGCGGTTTTAGCTTCATCTTCGACGACAAGAATTTTCATGATTCGCCAACCTTTCTCGAGCGACAGTGCATTTTGCCTCAATTCGAACGATTTCTATTAGTGCCTTCCCGTGACATCATTCGGGCTCCAGCAAGTATGCTCAGGTTTGTGGCAATTGCCGGAGATAGATGAGTGTTTGTCTTTCGGCTTTATCCGGAGACGCATTCAGGCCGTTGCGAACTCTCTGAAGAGCGGCGCCATTGTCAATCAGCGTCCACGTCTCTTTGGAAAGGATGATGCGGCCGTCTTCGTGTTCTTCCACAGAAAAGACCAGGCATGGTCCGTTCCAAACGATGGAAGTGTGAAACTCATCCCCATCATTCCCTATGGATACAGAGGTCTTACCATCCGTGGTGTAGCGTTGCACAGCGTACCGCGGCGGCCCAGAATTGCGGAGAGCGGCAGTCTCCACTATCAAGTCAGGATCGCGGTGCTCGATGTGCAGCGTGACACTGCCGGTTCGCTTCGGCGTCGAGCGTTCGCTGCTCAGTTTCCACGTCCCGGAGAAGTCTAAGTTCGGTGGCGAGCAGATTCCGGTAGACGCCAAAAACAGTGCCGAAAGCAAACCCAGAAAGAATCGTCTTTTCACGCTCGCAGACCTCTATCCCGCCATGCCATACTTCCTAGACCGCACTCCCTCATTAGAACTGCAGACGCAGCGCGAACTGGATCTCGCGCGGCGTTCCCGAGCCGACAGGGGTAATGGGCGACACGATCGCCGTGTTCAAGTTCACCGTATTGATGATGCTGCCAAACCCGGTTTGGCAGCCCGTTGGAGCTGACGACGAAAGGTCGCACGTAGCTTGCGGCTGGCCTAACTGCGGGTGATTGAAGATGTTGTAGAACTCCGAGCGGAACTCCAACTGTGCGCGCTCGCGCAGTGCAATCGTTTTGGCGGCGCCGAGATCGATCTGCCACGTGCCCGGACCGCGAACGAAGTTCCGGGGCGCGTCGCCGAACTCTCCAGCCACGGGGAGAGTGAAGGCCGCAGGATTAATCCAATGCGCTACACTTCTGCCTCCTTGCGGAGTGAGCGAGACGCCTCGGACCAGGTCGGGCCGCTGTGTGCCCGAGTTACCATCCGGCGCGACGTAGCTGCTGGGTAAAAGCACGTTCACTGGAAAGCCGGTGCGAGCGAGCGCCGTCGTAGTCAGCTGCCAGTTGCCGGCGATGGCGCTGGCCGCCCCGCGTTGGTTCAGCATCTGCTTGCCTCGGCCGAAGGGGAGCTGATAGACGGCGTTGCCATTGACCACATGGCGAGCGTCCCAGGCACCACTGGCCCACTCACAGGCCAGACACAGTGCGTTTTGCGGTGATATCTCGTCGCCGTCGCCGCTGCCGTTCGAGCCGTTGTCGATCTCGTGCGTATAGGCGTAATTTGCTGCGATCAAGAGCCCGTTCGAGAGCGGCCGCCGAACCGACACGGAAAGGCCGTTGTACGAGCTCGCGCCGACTGACCCGCGCCAGCCAATGGCGGGGGCAAACGCCGGATATTGTGGAATTCCGGTAGTCGGGTCGATCAGGTTCACCACGTTAGTCTCCAGCAGATGCACGCCATGGCTGCCCAGGTAGGAGATCGTGGTCACGAAGTTCGCAGGTAGTTCCCGCTGCACGGAGAAGTCCCACTGCTCAACATAGCTGTCCTTGCGGTCCCGTTGTTCGGCATTCGGTGAGATGGTTCCGACGGTAAAAAACGGATCGGGCGGATAGATCACATTCTTCACCGAGTAGGAGGGCACTTCGTTCTTGGCGGGCAGATTCTGATCGTCCAGCTGGCCGTCTTCGTGGTACATCCCGAATCCGGCGCGGACCACTGTCTTTCTATTCCCGGCAGGGGACCAGATGAGGCCAACACGCGGATCAAGGTCGCCGTAGTTTTGATGACCAAAGCTGGCGCCCACTCCGCAGAATCCCTGGGGGCCGCAGGTGGCAAAATCGAAGGGGTTCCCTTTGCCGTGCGCTTCGTCAAACAGTTGGAAGACGGTGTACCGCACGCCAAGGTTCAAGGTGAGATTGGGTCGCACTTTGAATTCGTCCTGGATGTAGCCGATAATCCAGTTCTTGCGCAAGTCGTTGACCGGCAGTGAACCGGTCAGACTTGCTTTTCTCGCCTGGTTCGCTGCCAGTGCCTGGAGCGTGGAAAACGTAACTGTCCCGTGTTCCCCATAGTGTTGGTTCAATTGAATGTGGCGGACCTCGACTCCGGCTTTGAAGGTTTGCCGGCCATGGCTCCAGGTCAAGTTGTCGATCCACGAAAACGTGTTGCCCACGTAGATGCTGTTGTAATCGTAGTTCTGGATGCCAAATCCGGGACCCGGACCCGCGGCAATTGCAATCTGATAGACGGAGCCGGTTTCACTGGAGTTATAGGTGTTGGAGGTGGAACGGTTGTATCCAAATTTGGCTTCATTCACCAGGCTGGGATTGAAGATGTGGAGCAATTCGAGCGCGCCATTGATCGGCGTGGTCACCCTCTGCTGCAAGTCCGTCGCGGTAGTCGAAACCGGCTGCGTATTGACCGACCGGTCGTAGTTGAAGCGAAGGAATGCGGTGGTCTTGCCGGAAACATGCTGATCGAGGCGCAGCATTGCAGAGTTCTCGTTAACCACCTGCCTGCACGAGCAGGTGAGCAGGTCGTAGTCCGCGTAGTTCGGACCGCCGTTGGCTGGCGTGTAGGGCGTCACAATCGTATTTGGACCTGCTCCCGGATAGGCGTTTACGATGTCATAGACTTGAGACGAATTCGGAACTTTTGCCTTGAAAGCTGCGCTTGGCACGTCGCCGCTCACCGGATACCCCCAGACTTGCCGGTAGGCTTCAGAAGCTAGGTAAAAAAAGGTCTTGTCGTGCACGATGGGACCACTGAGTGATCCGCCGAACTGATTCAGACGAAGCGGCTGCTGCGATTCGCCGTTAGAGGCCCAGGACGGTTCGGGCGCGTCAAAATAGTCATTGCGCAAGTATTCAAAGAGGCGCCCGTGGAAGCGGTTTGTGCCTGAAGGCGAAGTGACTGCCAGTTGGGCGCCACCGGTCGCGCCTTCCTCGGCGGTTGCCAGCAGCGTGTCAACCCGGAACTCCGCGATCGCGTCCAGCGGAATGGAGAGCCGCGCCCAGGCGCGCTGCGTCTGATTCGCGATGTTGGTCACGTCTACGCCGTCATAGGTGAAGTTGCTGTCGTCGAGGCCCCGTCCGGCGAACCGGATCGACCGCTGATTGCTCCCGCCGGTGTCGATGGCGCCGGGAACGAATGCCGTCAGCGCGGCCCAGTTGCGGCCATTCAGTGGTAGTTCGTCGGCCTGGGTTCTCTCGATGAGGCCGGTCACCGCGGCGGTGTTGCGATCTAGCAGTTCCGAACTGGCCGAGACTTCCACGCGCTCCTTACCGCCCGATACCCGCAAAGCTGCATCCAGAGTGCGCGTTCTCCCGATGACCTGCTCCACATCCGCAAACGTAAGAGTCTCAAAGCCGGGGTGATCGAAGATGATGGTGTATTTACCCACCGGAAGCTCAGGCATGCTGAATCTTCCATCCGTGTACGACGCCGCTTCACGCCGGAGTTGGGTAGAGTCCTCTATTGCAACGATGTGTGTTTGCGCCAGCAGCCTGCCCGTCGGATCAGTGACCGTGCCGTTCAACCCGCTGCGGTCCACTTGCGCGAAAGCAGGAATCACACAAGAGAGAGAAGAGATCGTGAAAACAACGAGCACAGACTGGAAGAAAAAAGAGCGGATTTTTTCCATGTTTAGCCTCGCAAGATGAAACTGCTATCGGCGACCGATAGGCTCTAAATTCTTATTGGGGGATCGAGAACATTACAATTTCGTACTCTAGGAGCCTGGATATTTCGCGGTTGTTACAAATTCCGAACAGAATTGTTAATAAGTAATTCGGTTCGATGTGACTTCAATTCAACGGCAAATTCACTGAATTTTCGGCGTGCCGTCAACGAAAGCGGCTCGCGAACCAAAATGACAAGAATGTAATTTTGCTGTCATGCCGCTGTCCGGCCCGGGGTTTTACTCTTCAGCCGTCGACAGTTCTACCGCGGCTTCGGCAGATCCCCTTTCAACTTCCTTGTAGAAGTACGGCGACCGCAATGTGCACCGCAAGATTGTGCCAATCGCCGATTACCTAATGAAAGACAACTTGGAGGAGAGCTCTATATGTCTCGAAACACGTTCCACCAGAACTCACCACTTACTGTCAACAGACCCCGCAACAATAGCCTGACGGCATGGTTCGGACTGCTGTCGATGGGTCTTAGCGTCTCGGCGCTCGCGCAATCCGTACCGTTTCCGACCTACACCGTCGGCCCTCAGCCGGATGGCTCCTATGTCGTCAGCGATGGCACGATCATCACGCCCGCCGGCACCCAGGTCGATCTGGGCATCCGGGTCCGCGCCAAAGCCGTTGCGCTCAACCCGGACACGAAGACTCATACCGCCGCCGTTCTTACCATGGGAACGTCGCCGTCCAACGGTAACGGAGCCGTTGAGATCTTCGACACCAAAACCGGGGCTGTCCTACAGAGCTACAGCAGCCTCGCCGGGACCGATTCGAGCGGCAGCCATGCCGGCATCACCTATACCCCGGACGGCAAGTACCTGCTCTTCAGCCAGGACAGCAGCTACGTCGCTATCGCCAAAGTCGATGCGAAGACGGGCAAGCTCTCTGACTACGCCCACGTCAGTGTTCCCATCGACGGCAGCCTCTACAAAATCGAAGGAATGCCGTTCGACTACAAGCTCAACACCGTCACTTGCCCCCCCAGCAGCGCTCCGGGAACCGATGGCAGCTTCGCCCACTACTGCAGCCACACGGTTGGGACTAACCCTTCCTCGTATCCCCTCGGCATCGCCGTCTCTCCCGACGGAAAGACCGCATATTCCGTGCTCGACGTGAACGACACACTAACCAAAATTGACCTGTCTGCAGAGACACCGACTGAGGGTGCCCAGATCCGCGTCGGCAACGTCCCGCACAGTGTCGTGATCTCACCCGATGGCAAGACCGCCTACGTCTCCAACGAAGCCGGCCGGATCGCGAAAGAGAGCGATCCGCGGCAATATTCTGATGGCACTCCGGTTGTAGCCGATGACGTCACTGGCTCCACGTCCACCGGCACCGTTTCGGTAGTCGATCTGTCCACCTTTAAAGTCACCAACACCATCTCCACTGGTCTGCACCCAACCGGCATGGCCTTCTGGGGCAATTACCTGGTAGTCGCCAATACCTACGACGACACCATCTCCATCATCGACACGGTAGTCAACCAAGTAGTTCGCACGATCGACGTTGGGCTTCCCATCCGAGTGCCAGGCGAGAAGAAAGCCGCCTACGGTGCTGGACCGAACTCAATTGCCATCGATTCCAACCAGAGCATTGCCTATGTTGCGCTGTACAACGCGAATACGATTGCTGTGGTCGACCTCAACAGCGTATCGAGGGACGCTATTCTTGGAATGATCCCGACTGCGTATGCGCCAAGCTCAGTCGTGCTAGACAAAAAGAACGGCACCCTGATCGTTGCCAACGACAAGGGCATAGGCTCCAAAGGAATTCCCCCGCAAAATTCGCTCGGAACTACTCACGGCGTCACCAGCTATAACACTCACCAGGACCTTGGAACGGTTAGCATCATCCCACTGCCTAGTGTCGGCACGTTGGCGGACTGGACCAATCAGGTCTATCAAAACAATCACTGGGACCTGACCCGGAATATCCGGACTGCCGCCGACGGCGATTCGCACGTCAAAGCAACTGTAATCCCGAGGAACATCGGGGACCCATCGTTGATCAAACACGTATTCCTGATCATTCGTGAAAACCGCACCTACGACCAGATTCTGGGCGACGTTGTCGGCGGCAATGGCGATCCCACCCTGGCAGTCTTCGGCGCTGGCGTCACACCTAACGCGCACGCTCTGGTAAAGCGTTTCCCGCTCCTCGATAACTTCTACGACCCCAGCCGCCAATCAGCGGACGGTCACAACTGGATCGTCCAGGCCATGGCGCCCTACTCCGACGACATCCAGTCGCCTGACTGGGTCCGTGATTATCCCTCCAACGGCGGCGATGCGATTGCCTACCAGAAGAAGGGCCACCTCTGGGATCAGGCGGTCAAGGCCGGCATTAGCTTCAAGAACTTCGGGGAATACATCGAGTGGAATTCTTTTAGTGTTGCGGGTTGCACTGCGACTTCAAGTGCCGGGACTCTGTATCCACGTATTCATGGGTTCACCGGTAGTTGCCACCCGACCTGGAGCCAGTTCTATGCAGACACGCAAGCATATGAATCTAAAAAGGAACCTGAACTCAAGTACTACGACACGATTGATTCCTACTCCCCACTTCCGAACCTGATCAAAAACACGGTCAAGAACTATCCTCAGTTCGATTTGGACATTCCCGACCAGTACCGCGTCGATATCTGGGAGCAGGACTTCCAAAAGGATGTGAAAGCGGGGACCGTACCTCAGTTGTCCATTATGTGGATCAGCTCCGACCATACCGGTGGCCCCCCGACCGCGGTGGCCATGCAGGCCGATAACGACCTCGCGCTTGGGCGCTTCGTTGATATCATCAGCCACAGCTCGGTATGGGCTTCATCAGCAGTCTTCGTCGAAGAGGACGATGCTCAGGACGGCGTGGACCACGTTGATGGTCACCGCAGCCCGGGATACGTCTTTAGCCCATACGTAAGGCAGGACGGAGTGGTTGACTCCACTGCCTACACCCAGGTCAACATGACCCGCACCATCGAGCAGATCCTCGGTCTGAAGCCGATGAATCAGTTCGACCTCGTAGCCTCGCCGATGAAGACAATCTTCACTGACGATCCTGATTCAGATAACTTCAAGCCATGGAATCACGTGCCGAACCTTATCCCCTTGGATCAGGGCGTCAGCCCGGCTGTGGCGCTCAAGGACGAAAGTCCTGCGGCCAAGGTTCTGAGGGTCGGTTGGATGAAGAAGAAGGCCCAGATCTTCGCCGGCAAGCACACGAAGCCGGACTCTGAGGATCCGGACACCGTCAACCACCTCACCTGGTACGAGGCCACCGGATTTATCCGGCCCTATCCTGGCGAGGCGAAAGTTCGGCCGGCGAGTGACTTCAAGAACCGTAAGGCACCCGCAGGAGACAAGGACGACGACGGAGAATAACCAATCCCTTCCAACGCTTCCCATTGCCCTCTCTTCGCTTAGCGAGGAGAGGGCTTTTTGCGTCTGAATAGCAACGGAACAGAAACCAGCACTAGCAGCGATTGAGGCTTTCCAACAAACCCGCGCTCGTCTAAGCCATCGCGAGCAGCATGCGATGGCGACGAGGCCTGGAGTTCTGTTTCAGTTCTTACCGCATGTGATGGGCGTTTGGTCCACGGCTTGTGTCCTCGGGGTGTGCGGTCCGTGGGGTGAAGTTTTGACGAACCGATCCTTTGGCTGTCGAACCCACTCAGGATGGTTCACGGGGTTGCCTTTCGCACCTCGCGACTCCTTTGGAGACGAAGGTCATAAGCTACATTGACAACGCCCGAGTAGGTTCCGCGAGAACAGCGTACTCTCTAGATCACCCGCAGAGAGATCTGGCCGGTTCTGTCTCCGCCGAGTCAGAACCTATCGCCCGCGTGATCTTGCTGAAGCTGCATCGAGAGTGGGGTCGGCCAAGTTCGTGTGATTGAGCACATTGGTGAAGGTGCCCTCGAAGCCGCTCGTAACGATCCGGCTTGCTTTGTGCGTGGATTCGATCTGATGACCATCGATGAAGTACAAAAAGCCTTCAAAGTGCTGCGCGTGCTGAAGGCCATCGAGAACACAGAGTCGAGACGCATCTCCCGAAAACAGGCGTACGCATAGTTGGCACGGAAAGCGACTGCGTCTCTGGCGGCCATATGTTCGAGTTGTGTGAGATCGCTGCCGATGTGTGGCGGACATAGCCGACCCGGCTATGCGATGCGTTCAGTGATGTGCGGAAGCTATAATCGTCCGGCATTTCGAAGTTGCCAGCCGGCTATACCGAAGATGATTGAAGTCGAAAGGGTATTCCATGATTCGTCTGCACGCCAGAGGTCCGCAATCCATTTTCGCGGCTTCATTGTTATTTGCATCCCTTGGCATTTTTTCCACCGCCATCCAGGCTCAGCAGCCTGCAGCTTCGGCCGCGCGTCCAACAGCGCCAGTGCCGTTGGTTCCTGCGCCCGCTGCAACTCCTGAGGTTCACGATGATGGGTCGGTGGTCTTCCGGCTGGCCGCGCCGAATGCACAGAGCGTTGGACTGGATCTCGAAGGCGTAAAGGGCGCTCTTCCCATGATCAAAGGAGCCGATGGAATGTGGACGACAACAGTTCCAGGGTTGGCGCCAGAATATTACAGCTATTCCTTCACGGTAGATGGAACGAAGGTTCTCGATCCGCACAATACCTTGATCAAAACCAGCTTCTTCAGCAACGACAATGTCGCCCTCGTGCCCGGCCATCCTCCTATGCCCTGGGAAGATGCGGACGTGCCGCACGGAGAGGTGCACCACCATTACTACCGTTCCGATGTGGTCGGTATCAACAGCCAGTATTTCGTCTATACGCCGCCGGGATTTGATCCGCGCAGCACGAAGAAGTATCCAGTGCTCTACCTGCTGCACGGTTACAGTGATGAGCCCACGGCCTGGACGTTTATGGGCAGGGCAAACATCATCCTCGACAACCTGATCGCCACTGGCAAAGCGAAGCCAATGATAGTTGTGATGCCGTGGGGCTACGGCGACATGTCCATCATCAAACAGGGGTGGGCGGCCTGGCGCGACCCCGCCGTGTTGATAAGCAACTTCACGAAGTTCGGGACGGCGCTGTATACCGAGGTGATGCCTCGCGTGAAAGTCGAGTATCCGCTCTCGGAAAAACGCGAAGACCATGCTATCGCCGGCCTCTCGATGGGCGGCGCCGAGACCCTGCTGGTGGGACTGAATCATACTGACGACTTCGCCTGGATCGGTGCCTTTAGCGCGGGCGGAGTCGGAAGCGATCACTTCGAGCCGTTGTTTCCGGCTATAACCGCGAAGACCGGCGCGCAGGTGCAATCAAAATTGAAGTTGCTATGGATCTCCTGCGGAACCGAGGACGGCCTGTACGATCCCAACCAGAAGTTCATCGCCTGGCTCAAAAGCAACGGGATGACGCCGATGGCTGTCTCCACACCCGGCATGCACGCCTGGATGGTCTGGAGGGACAACCTAAGCAAGTTCGTTCCGCTATTGTTTCAAGTGAAGTGAGTTAGTGTATCTGGTTGACAAGAACTATATGTATCGAGAGCCCACCTCTCTTTGCGAACTCATATGTCCGCGTCAACTTAGTGTTCACTACGAAATTGAGTAGACCTATTTGCAAATGCACGTCAAGTGTTTCATAGTAATAACTATGAAAAAGGCTGTGAGTTCAGTGAGACGCAAGCCAGGACGACCTCTGGGCTTTGACCGCGAAGCCGCACTGCATCAGGCGATGCTGCTGTTCTGGCGGCACGGATACGAAGCTACTTCGGTCAATGATCTAACCGCCGCCATGGGAATTACGCCGCCTAGCCTCTATACCGCGTTCGGAGACAAGAAGCAGCTTTTTCTTGAAGCGCTTCGGTGTTATCTTTCCGGCCCGGTCACCTCCGAGTCAATCATCGATGAGGCACCAACTGCGCGCGATGCGGCGGCTGGCTTGCTACAGGCTTCAGCGACGGGATTTACCGGGAAAAGCACTCCAACGGGATGTTTGCTGGCGAGTTCGGCGATCAGCTGCTCACCTGCGGCTGCCGACGTGCAGAAAGCATTGGCAGAGATTCGTATCAACATCGAAAAGCGCCTGCGGAAGAAAATCACCAGCGATCGAACGATGAGCAAGCTCAGGCACACGGCCGATGCAGACGCACTGGCGGGTCACGTTATGGCAGTAATCCAGGGAATGTCCACCTTGGCTCGCGACGGTGCCACGAAGGAAAAACTCTCAGCTATAGCTTCTACGGCTATGCTGGCGTGGCCAGGTAATTCAGCGATGAGCGACTTCTCGTAGCGGCCTAAGAGATGGCAAACATGCTCTTTGTCGGCGTACACCCTTATAACTAAGCGGATATACCAGCGGCCGGCGCTCAGAGCTAGCACCTAGCTGCACTCGCGCTCCAGCCGTAATCAACCTCTTGCCAGATACCTCGGACCGAGCAAGGCCGGTCACTTGGTGGCCTGCTGCCACAAGTTCCTTTACAATCGCGAATCCGATAATCCCGTGGCGCCCGTTACAAAGATCTTCATTTCTAAAATCTCCTCTCTCAAAACTTGTGGCGCTTGGCGTGCTGCGTGCTCAAAGAGCGAGTACATCCTGCTCTTGATCTTCGCTTTCGAGGCCGGGGCGAGCGAGCGTGGCTTCTCGCGGATCTCGAACTGCCACTGCTTGAGCACGGCCTTCGGGGCCAAGATGAGAATGCGTTTCGCTCTCCCGGAGGTATCGGAACTGGCCACCGCGTCCCTTTATCGCGGACGAAGTCGGCCTCGGCAAGACGATCCAGGCCGGTCTGCTGTTGCGTCAGGCATGGCTCCGTCCACAAGATAGCCAGCTGAACTGGCCAGAAATATGAAAGCCCACCTTGAATGGTGGGCTTTTGTTTCGCTTACCGTGTTGCACGGACTGGCCCTGTTCTGAGCGTGTGCCCTTATCGTGCCCCGATCTGAGAGCTTCTGATGCTCGAACGTTGTCCGCAAGCTGCTGATTTTGAATTGGATTATTGGTGGACCTGATCGGGATCGAACCGATGACCTCTTCCATGCCATGGAAGCGCGCTCCCAGCTGCGCCACAGGCCCACTCTCAGGAAGGACTCTTTCTATTCTGGCCGAGAGCGCGATATTAGTCAACGTGCGCGGGAACTTATCTCCCCCCTCCCGGTGTCTAAAGCTAATAGAGTGAGCGAGCACTCGGCCGCCGGCGGCGCAGTTTCTAACACCTTTTTGGAGCGTCGCATGCTCGAAAGTTGCATAGCGATTCATCACGTCGTAATGTAAAGGACACCCGATATGCAGGCGGGCACGATAGTGGGCAATCTAGTCAGTGCGATTGGCATCACAACAGAAGACGTCGCTCTCATCGCTGACCTCAAGGCCGGCTCCGAGGAGGCGTTCGCTGTGCTCATCGCGCAGTACCATCAGCCCCTCTATTCGCTCATCGCACGCAGCCTCAACGACCCCGCCGACGCCTCAGACATCACCCAGGAAGTCTTCATCAAGGTATTCCGCAGCATTCGCGGCTTTCACGGCGAGGCCAGCCTGCGCACTTGGCTCTATCGCATCGCGCTCCACGAGGCCTCCAACCAGAGACGATGGTGGTCCCGACACAAGAAGCAGGAGATCACCATCGACTCCTCCTTCGAATCCGATCCCGATGCGGAAAACAGTCACCTCAGCCTCGCATCAACACTCGCAGATCAGTCCGGCTCTCCCTTCGACCACGCCGCCCAAGCCGAAGTTCGCGAGCGCGTCGAAGCTGCTCTCCGCCAGATCCCCGAGGCCTTTCGCACTGTAGTCATCCTGCGCGAGATCGAAGGCTTCGCCTATGAAGAGATTGCCGAAATCCTCAACGTCAACCTTGGCACCGTCAAGTCGCGACTCACCCGGGGCCGCTCCGCCCTTCGCGCAATCCTGAACCCCGACGGCGTCATCGCCGCAGCTAATTCTGCATCTTCTTCTGCATCTTCCACTGACCCTCAAACGTCCAAGCTTGAGGTGGCCCAATGACCTCCCTAACCTGTCTGAAGTGCCAGTCTTCTTTCTCGGCCTATCTCGACGGCGATGTCAGTGGACAGCAGATGCATAAGATCGCGTCGCATCTCGAAAGCTGTTCCGACTGCAAGCGCGAGTTTGCCGCCTGGCGTACCACGCAGCACATTCTCTCAAGCGTCGGACCGGCGAAGGCGCCTGCTAACTTGGCGCTCCGGCTTAGGCTGGCTATCTCGCACGAACATTCCAAGCGCAAATCCAGTTGGATCGATACCCTGTCCCTCAAGTGGGACAACACGGCTCGTCCTATGCTTCTCCAGGTCTCCGCAGGTTTCGCAGGCACCGTCGCACTCGTTGGCAGCATCGCGCTGCTCCTCGGGCTCTTTGCTGCGCCGGAGCCCGTGATGGCAAACGACGAACCCCTCGGCGCGATGACCTCTCCCCACTATCTCTACTCCTCGGTCAACCCGCACGCCATCCTCACCGATCACGATGGAGTCATCGTCGTTGAGGCCTCTGTGAACTCAGAGGGGAAGGTCTATGACTACCACATGGTCTCCGGGC
The nucleotide sequence above comes from Tunturibacter empetritectus. Encoded proteins:
- a CDS encoding heavy metal response regulator transcription factor; this translates as MKILVVEDEAKTAKFLKKGLGEAGFVVDVAEDGSEGLHLAQEMHFDIIILDIMLPKLDGWQVLTRLRQQSGRSLVLLLTARDAVHERVRGFELGADDYLVKPFAFSELLARVRSLLRRGPARSQESMRLADLEIDLLRQRAMRGGQRLDLTPKEFLLLSLLARRAGEVLSRTLIAEAVWDMNFDSDTNVVDVNVRRLRGKVDDPFPLKLIHTVRGAGYVLEAE
- a CDS encoding TonB-dependent receptor; translation: MEKIRSFFFQSVLVVFTISSLSCVIPAFAQVDRSGLNGTVTDPTGRLLAQTHIVAIEDSTQLRREAASYTDGRFSMPELPVGKYTIIFDHPGFETLTFADVEQVIGRTRTLDAALRVSGGKERVEVSASSELLDRNTAAVTGLIERTQADELPLNGRNWAALTAFVPGAIDTGGSNQRSIRFAGRGLDDSNFTYDGVDVTNIANQTQRAWARLSIPLDAIAEFRVDTLLATAEEGATGGAQLAVTSPSGTNRFHGRLFEYLRNDYFDAPEPSWASNGESQQPLRLNQFGGSLSGPIVHDKTFFYLASEAYRQVWGYPVSGDVPSAAFKAKVPNSSQVYDIVNAYPGAGPNTIVTPYTPANGGPNYADYDLLTCSCRQVVNENSAMLRLDQHVSGKTTAFLRFNYDRSVNTQPVSTTATDLQQRVTTPINGALELLHIFNPSLVNEAKFGYNRSTSNTYNSSETGSVYQIAIAAGPGPGFGIQNYDYNSIYVGNTFSWIDNLTWSHGRQTFKAGVEVRHIQLNQHYGEHGTVTFSTLQALAANQARKASLTGSLPVNDLRKNWIIGYIQDEFKVRPNLTLNLGVRYTVFQLFDEAHGKGNPFDFATCGPQGFCGVGASFGHQNYGDLDPRVGLIWSPAGNRKTVVRAGFGMYHEDGQLDDQNLPAKNEVPSYSVKNVIYPPDPFFTVGTISPNAEQRDRKDSYVEQWDFSVQRELPANFVTTISYLGSHGVHLLETNVVNLIDPTTGIPQYPAFAPAIGWRGSVGASSYNGLSVSVRRPLSNGLLIAANYAYTHEIDNGSNGSGDGDEISPQNALCLACEWASGAWDARHVVNGNAVYQLPFGRGKQMLNQRGAASAIAGNWQLTTTALARTGFPVNVLLPSSYVAPDGNSGTQRPDLVRGVSLTPQGGRSVAHWINPAAFTLPVAGEFGDAPRNFVRGPGTWQIDLGAAKTIALRERAQLEFRSEFYNIFNHPQLGQPQATCDLSSSAPTGCQTGFGSIINTVNLNTAIVSPITPVGSGTPREIQFALRLQF
- a CDS encoding alkaline phosphatase family protein, whose amino-acid sequence is MSRNTFHQNSPLTVNRPRNNSLTAWFGLLSMGLSVSALAQSVPFPTYTVGPQPDGSYVVSDGTIITPAGTQVDLGIRVRAKAVALNPDTKTHTAAVLTMGTSPSNGNGAVEIFDTKTGAVLQSYSSLAGTDSSGSHAGITYTPDGKYLLFSQDSSYVAIAKVDAKTGKLSDYAHVSVPIDGSLYKIEGMPFDYKLNTVTCPPSSAPGTDGSFAHYCSHTVGTNPSSYPLGIAVSPDGKTAYSVLDVNDTLTKIDLSAETPTEGAQIRVGNVPHSVVISPDGKTAYVSNEAGRIAKESDPRQYSDGTPVVADDVTGSTSTGTVSVVDLSTFKVTNTISTGLHPTGMAFWGNYLVVANTYDDTISIIDTVVNQVVRTIDVGLPIRVPGEKKAAYGAGPNSIAIDSNQSIAYVALYNANTIAVVDLNSVSRDAILGMIPTAYAPSSVVLDKKNGTLIVANDKGIGSKGIPPQNSLGTTHGVTSYNTHQDLGTVSIIPLPSVGTLADWTNQVYQNNHWDLTRNIRTAADGDSHVKATVIPRNIGDPSLIKHVFLIIRENRTYDQILGDVVGGNGDPTLAVFGAGVTPNAHALVKRFPLLDNFYDPSRQSADGHNWIVQAMAPYSDDIQSPDWVRDYPSNGGDAIAYQKKGHLWDQAVKAGISFKNFGEYIEWNSFSVAGCTATSSAGTLYPRIHGFTGSCHPTWSQFYADTQAYESKKEPELKYYDTIDSYSPLPNLIKNTVKNYPQFDLDIPDQYRVDIWEQDFQKDVKAGTVPQLSIMWISSDHTGGPPTAVAMQADNDLALGRFVDIISHSSVWASSAVFVEEDDAQDGVDHVDGHRSPGYVFSPYVRQDGVVDSTAYTQVNMTRTIEQILGLKPMNQFDLVASPMKTIFTDDPDSDNFKPWNHVPNLIPLDQGVSPAVALKDESPAAKVLRVGWMKKKAQIFAGKHTKPDSEDPDTVNHLTWYEATGFIRPYPGEAKVRPASDFKNRKAPAGDKDDDGE
- a CDS encoding esterase, which gives rise to MIRLHARGPQSIFAASLLFASLGIFSTAIQAQQPAASAARPTAPVPLVPAPAATPEVHDDGSVVFRLAAPNAQSVGLDLEGVKGALPMIKGADGMWTTTVPGLAPEYYSYSFTVDGTKVLDPHNTLIKTSFFSNDNVALVPGHPPMPWEDADVPHGEVHHHYYRSDVVGINSQYFVYTPPGFDPRSTKKYPVLYLLHGYSDEPTAWTFMGRANIILDNLIATGKAKPMIVVMPWGYGDMSIIKQGWAAWRDPAVLISNFTKFGTALYTEVMPRVKVEYPLSEKREDHAIAGLSMGGAETLLVGLNHTDDFAWIGAFSAGGVGSDHFEPLFPAITAKTGAQVQSKLKLLWISCGTEDGLYDPNQKFIAWLKSNGMTPMAVSTPGMHAWMVWRDNLSKFVPLLFQVK
- a CDS encoding TetR/AcrR family transcriptional regulator; this encodes MKKAVSSVRRKPGRPLGFDREAALHQAMLLFWRHGYEATSVNDLTAAMGITPPSLYTAFGDKKQLFLEALRCYLSGPVTSESIIDEAPTARDAAAGLLQASATGFTGKSTPTGCLLASSAISCSPAAADVQKALAEIRINIEKRLRKKITSDRTMSKLRHTADADALAGHVMAVIQGMSTLARDGATKEKLSAIASTAMLAWPGNSAMSDFS